One window of the Streptomyces sp. NBC_00259 genome contains the following:
- a CDS encoding DUF6227 family protein has protein sequence MNDPYETTESHLERLLGRALNSFDLPDTMVDRLESALAHDSSLHSSHHSAALHRTTYRHAYLLADGSSLTLWELVHNSGRGGARQHELYVDESEARLAASRLRSEHGGRTGHAAISGAAPEADPGTEGLDAELELLGRLLAAPPAVPSRRYVPDDSADHARRLLRRAENPDRPGEDTARLLRAAFAHHIGQAFGRQCLADARDAGFTLYEHAFLLLDGTELSLWEVEHTATPDGRHMCEVYEDEHTAREAMELRARVR, from the coding sequence TTGAACGATCCCTACGAGACAACCGAGTCGCACCTCGAACGGCTCCTGGGTCGGGCACTCAACTCCTTCGACCTTCCCGACACCATGGTCGACCGTCTCGAATCCGCGCTGGCCCACGACAGTTCGCTGCACTCCTCGCACCACAGCGCTGCCCTGCACCGTACGACCTACCGGCATGCGTATCTGCTGGCCGACGGCTCCTCCCTCACCCTGTGGGAGCTCGTGCACAACAGCGGACGGGGCGGCGCCCGGCAGCACGAGCTGTACGTGGACGAGTCGGAGGCCCGGCTCGCGGCGTCCAGGCTGCGCTCGGAGCACGGCGGACGTACCGGCCACGCGGCGATATCCGGCGCCGCGCCCGAGGCGGACCCCGGCACCGAGGGGCTCGACGCCGAGCTGGAGCTGCTCGGCAGGCTGCTGGCGGCCCCTCCGGCGGTCCCCTCGCGCAGGTACGTCCCGGACGACTCCGCGGACCACGCCCGGCGGCTGCTGCGCCGAGCCGAGAATCCGGACCGGCCGGGCGAGGACACCGCCAGGCTGCTTCGGGCGGCGTTCGCGCACCACATCGGCCAGGCGTTCGGCCGGCAGTGCCTCGCCGACGCCCGGGACGCGGGCTTCACGCTCTACGAGCACGCGTTCCTGCTGCTCGACGGCACGGAGCTGAGCCTGTGGGAAGTGGAGCACACGGCCACGCCCGACGGCCGTCACATGTGCGAGGTGTACGAGGACGAGCACACCGCGCGCGAAGCCATGGAGCTCCGCGCGCGGGTGCGCTGA
- a CDS encoding helix-turn-helix transcriptional regulator, whose product MRDTPARLLNLLSLLQTPREWPGSELAERLQVSPRTIRRDIDRLRDLGYPVEATKGAVGGYRLVAGAAMPPLLLDDEEAVAIAVGLRAGAGHAIEGVDEASVRALAKLEQVLPSRLRHRVSTLQNATIPLTRGDGATVDPHTLTAIAATVTGRERLRFGYRSGDGTETKRQVEPYRLVSTGRRWYLVAYDLGREDWRTFRVDRVSEPFATGARFTARELPTGGDAAEFFSHSMSRNQPEHTLDVSFEAPADFVAARLPDYLGAPEPTGPGTCRLRTRSQDSLEWVALRLALVDCEFTVHGPASLSDYLTELGARLTRAGS is encoded by the coding sequence ATGAGAGACACGCCGGCACGACTGCTGAATCTGCTGTCGCTGCTCCAGACGCCGCGCGAGTGGCCGGGCAGTGAACTCGCCGAACGGCTTCAGGTCAGCCCGCGCACGATCCGCCGGGACATCGACCGACTGCGCGACCTCGGCTATCCCGTCGAGGCGACGAAGGGCGCGGTGGGCGGATACCGGCTGGTCGCGGGTGCCGCCATGCCGCCGCTGCTCCTCGACGACGAGGAGGCGGTCGCGATCGCCGTGGGGCTGCGGGCCGGCGCCGGCCATGCCATCGAGGGCGTGGACGAGGCGTCCGTACGTGCCCTGGCCAAGCTGGAGCAGGTGCTGCCGTCACGGCTGCGGCACCGCGTCTCCACGCTCCAGAACGCGACGATCCCGCTGACCCGCGGCGACGGGGCGACCGTCGACCCGCACACCCTCACCGCCATCGCGGCGACCGTCACCGGCCGGGAGCGGCTGCGCTTCGGCTATCGCTCGGGCGACGGTACGGAGACGAAGCGGCAGGTCGAGCCGTACCGGCTGGTCTCGACCGGGCGGCGGTGGTACCTCGTGGCGTACGACCTCGGGCGGGAGGACTGGCGTACGTTCCGGGTCGACCGGGTCAGCGAACCGTTCGCCACCGGCGCCCGCTTCACCGCGCGTGAGCTGCCGACGGGCGGGGACGCGGCGGAGTTCTTCTCGCACTCCATGTCCCGCAACCAGCCGGAGCACACGCTGGACGTCAGCTTCGAGGCACCGGCGGACTTCGTCGCCGCCCGGCTGCCGGACTATCTGGGCGCGCCCGAGCCCACCGGCCCGGGCACCTGCCGGCTGCGCACCCGTTCGCAGGACTCGCTGGAGTGGGTCGCGCTGCGACTCGCCCTGGTCGACTGCGAGTTCACGGTCCACGGGCCGGCTTCACTGTCCGACTACCTGACGGAACTCGGCGCACGTCTGACCCGGGCGGGCAGCTGA
- a CDS encoding DeoR/GlpR family DNA-binding transcription regulator — protein sequence MYAPERQQQILRLAREGGRVDVLSLADEFQVTAETIRRDLKTLDRAGLVRRVHGGAIPAGRLDFEPDLAERESTAADEKDRIAHAALAELPEDGSVILDAGSTVARLAAAFPLECSLTVVTHALPAAARLADHPGIDLHLVGGRVRHRTRAAVDAWALRAYGEIRADVVFLGTNGFSAGSGLTTPDLAEAAVKRAVVAAARRVVLLADSAKYGEEHFARFAGLADVDLLITDSGLSPEDAAAVEAAGTEVVRT from the coding sequence ATGTACGCACCGGAGCGTCAGCAGCAGATCCTCCGCCTCGCCCGTGAGGGCGGACGGGTCGACGTGCTGTCTCTCGCCGACGAGTTCCAGGTCACCGCCGAGACCATCCGGCGCGATCTGAAGACCCTCGACCGGGCCGGGCTCGTCCGCCGGGTGCACGGTGGGGCCATCCCGGCCGGACGGCTCGACTTCGAGCCGGACCTCGCCGAGCGTGAGTCCACCGCCGCCGACGAGAAGGACCGCATCGCGCATGCCGCCCTCGCCGAACTCCCCGAGGACGGCAGCGTCATCCTCGACGCCGGCTCCACGGTGGCCAGGCTGGCCGCGGCCTTCCCGCTGGAGTGCTCGCTGACCGTCGTCACCCACGCGCTGCCCGCCGCCGCACGGCTCGCCGACCACCCCGGGATCGACCTGCATCTCGTCGGCGGCCGCGTCCGCCACCGCACGCGCGCCGCCGTCGACGCCTGGGCCCTGCGGGCGTACGGGGAGATCCGGGCCGATGTCGTCTTCCTCGGCACCAACGGCTTCTCGGCCGGAAGCGGGCTGACCACACCCGACCTCGCCGAGGCGGCCGTCAAGCGCGCCGTCGTCGCGGCGGCGCGGCGCGTGGTGCTCCTCGCCGACTCCGCGAAGTACGGCGAGGAGCACTTCGCCCGCTTCGCGGGCCTCGCCGACGTCGATCTGCTCATCACGGACAGCGGGCTCAGCCCCGAGGACGCCGCGGCTGTCGAGGCCGCGGGCACGGAAGTAGTACGTACATGA
- a CDS encoding fructose-specific PTS transporter subunit EIIC, with amino-acid sequence MSDMITADLVDLDLAAATKEEAARSLAGRMVALGRVTDLDGFLADVAAREAQMPTGLDGGIGIPHCRSAHVTEPTLAFGRAATGIDFGAPDGPADLVFLIAAPSGADDAHLTILSALARRLMDPDFTSALRETDSPTTAAALVRGDVEPADASAASAASAVSAAEAPTGPETDRITPPAGTGTGSGTGTGAEQAAASVPSPASVPSPAPAPGSASAPASVPGEGAAEPEGSTPFRVVAVTSCPTGIAHTYMAAEALERAGQEAGVEVTVETQGSAGFARLDAAVVEAADAVIFAHDVPVRDKERFAGKPTVDVGVKAGINRAAELIAEAREKAARGEVSAASRPAPVESAGEPGEGYGSKLRKWLMSGVSYMIPFVAAGGLLIALGFALGGYEITSAKSVADVFVWGDHTSWAALLFQIGGLAFSFLIPVLAGYIAYGMADRPGLVPGFVGGAIAITIKAGFLGGLVAGLLAGAVVLAIQKVRVPAVLRGIMPVVVIPLISSAIVGFLMFLVIGKPLASLQQALTDWLNGLSGANAIILGAILGLMMCFDLGGPLNKVAYTFAVGGLANPNEGSLKVMAAVMAAGMVPPLAMALATTVRGKLFTKAERENGKAAWVLGASFITEGAIPFAAADPLRVIPSVMAGGAVTGALSMAFECTLRAPHGGIFVVPLIGNAFLYLLAILAGTVVGAGLVILLKGMRKTSQTPPQPAATAEKSGVVTAV; translated from the coding sequence ATGAGCGACATGATCACCGCGGACCTGGTCGACCTCGACCTGGCCGCCGCGACGAAGGAAGAGGCGGCCAGGTCGCTCGCCGGGCGCATGGTCGCGCTCGGCCGCGTCACCGACCTCGACGGCTTCCTGGCCGATGTGGCCGCGCGTGAGGCGCAGATGCCGACGGGCCTGGACGGCGGCATCGGCATCCCCCACTGCCGCAGCGCGCATGTCACCGAACCCACCCTGGCCTTCGGACGCGCCGCCACCGGCATCGACTTCGGCGCCCCCGACGGACCCGCCGACCTCGTCTTCCTCATAGCGGCCCCCTCGGGCGCCGACGACGCGCACCTCACCATCCTCTCCGCCCTCGCCCGCCGCCTGATGGACCCGGACTTCACGTCCGCCCTCCGCGAGACGGACTCCCCGACGACCGCGGCGGCCCTCGTCCGCGGCGATGTCGAGCCGGCGGACGCGTCGGCTGCTTCCGCGGCTTCCGCTGTTTCCGCCGCCGAGGCGCCGACGGGCCCCGAGACCGACCGGATCACGCCTCCCGCCGGTACCGGTACCGGTAGCGGCACTGGCACTGGTGCGGAGCAGGCTGCCGCGTCCGTGCCTTCGCCCGCGTCCGTGCCTTCGCCCGCGCCCGCGCCCGGGTCTGCGTCTGCGCCCGCGTCCGTGCCGGGCGAGGGTGCCGCGGAGCCGGAGGGTTCCACACCTTTCCGGGTCGTCGCCGTCACCTCCTGTCCCACCGGGATCGCGCACACCTACATGGCCGCGGAAGCCCTGGAGCGCGCGGGGCAGGAGGCCGGGGTCGAGGTCACCGTGGAGACGCAGGGGTCCGCCGGGTTCGCCCGGCTGGACGCCGCGGTCGTCGAGGCCGCGGACGCCGTGATCTTCGCGCACGACGTCCCCGTACGGGACAAGGAGCGTTTCGCCGGGAAGCCCACCGTGGACGTCGGGGTGAAGGCCGGGATCAACCGGGCGGCCGAACTCATCGCCGAGGCCCGGGAGAAGGCCGCCCGCGGCGAGGTGAGCGCCGCGTCCCGGCCCGCCCCCGTCGAGAGCGCGGGCGAGCCCGGTGAGGGGTACGGCAGCAAGCTCCGCAAGTGGCTGATGTCCGGCGTCAGTTACATGATCCCGTTCGTCGCCGCCGGCGGTCTCCTCATCGCCCTGGGCTTCGCCCTCGGCGGCTACGAGATCACCAGCGCCAAATCCGTCGCCGACGTCTTCGTGTGGGGCGACCACACCAGTTGGGCCGCGCTCCTGTTCCAGATCGGCGGGCTCGCGTTCAGCTTCCTGATCCCCGTCCTCGCCGGATACATCGCGTACGGAATGGCCGACCGCCCCGGCCTCGTCCCGGGCTTCGTCGGCGGCGCGATCGCCATCACCATCAAGGCGGGCTTCCTGGGCGGCCTGGTCGCCGGACTGCTCGCCGGCGCCGTCGTCCTGGCGATCCAGAAGGTGAGGGTGCCCGCGGTCCTGCGCGGCATCATGCCCGTCGTCGTGATCCCGTTGATCTCCTCCGCGATCGTCGGCTTCCTGATGTTCCTGGTCATCGGCAAGCCGCTCGCCTCGCTCCAGCAGGCCCTCACCGACTGGCTGAACGGCCTCAGCGGCGCCAACGCGATCATCCTCGGCGCGATCCTCGGCCTGATGATGTGCTTCGACCTGGGCGGCCCGCTCAACAAGGTCGCGTACACCTTCGCGGTCGGCGGCCTCGCCAATCCCAACGAGGGCTCGCTCAAGGTCATGGCGGCCGTGATGGCCGCGGGCATGGTGCCGCCGCTCGCGATGGCACTGGCCACGACGGTGCGCGGCAAGCTGTTCACCAAGGCGGAACGCGAGAACGGCAAGGCGGCCTGGGTGCTGGGCGCTTCGTTCATCACGGAGGGCGCGATCCCGTTCGCCGCCGCCGACCCGCTGAGGGTCATCCCTTCGGTGATGGCGGGCGGCGCGGTCACCGGCGCCCTGTCGATGGCCTTCGAGTGCACACTGCGCGCACCGCACGGCGGCATCTTCGTCGTCCCGCTGATCGGCAACGCGTTCCTCTACCTGCTCGCGATCCTCGCGGGCACGGTGGTCGGCGCCGGTCTGGTGATCCTGCTGAAGGGCATGCGGAAGACCTCGCAGACTCCTCCGCAGCCCGCGGCCACCGCCGAGAAGTCCGGGGTCGTCACAGCGGTCTGA
- a CDS encoding P1 family peptidase: MADKAPNDALTDVPGLRVGHARLSGEGALSGTTVVLAPAGGAVAAVDVRGGGPGTRETDALDPRNLVQRIDAVVLTGGSAYGLDSASGVMAWLEEQGRGVPAGREPGQVVPVVPAACVFDLGRGGDWRARPDASTGRAAVEAAALTEPGAPVEEGSVGAGTGAVVGRIKGGIGTASTVLPSGATVAALVVANAAGSAVDLDTGVLYGQYVTGGLPVPPPPEVHAAALHRLAEAADRNGAPPLNTTLAVVATDAELTRAQAQKLAGTAHDGIARAVHPVHLLNDGDTVFTLATGARPLDGHPLALNAVLAAGADVVTRAIVRAVLAARSVTGAGGDFPSYTELYGLGPHGARNAD, encoded by the coding sequence ATGGCAGACAAGGCACCGAACGACGCGCTGACCGACGTGCCCGGCCTCCGGGTCGGCCACGCCCGGCTCTCCGGGGAGGGCGCCCTCAGCGGCACCACGGTCGTCCTCGCTCCCGCGGGCGGGGCCGTCGCCGCGGTCGACGTCAGGGGTGGCGGACCCGGCACCCGGGAGACCGACGCGCTCGACCCCCGCAATCTGGTCCAGCGCATCGACGCGGTCGTCCTGACCGGAGGCAGCGCGTACGGGCTGGACTCCGCGTCCGGCGTGATGGCGTGGCTGGAGGAGCAGGGCCGCGGGGTCCCGGCCGGGCGGGAACCCGGCCAGGTCGTACCGGTCGTCCCCGCCGCCTGCGTCTTCGACCTCGGCCGGGGCGGGGACTGGCGGGCCAGGCCGGATGCCTCGACGGGACGCGCGGCCGTGGAGGCGGCGGCGCTCACGGAGCCGGGCGCGCCGGTGGAGGAGGGCTCGGTCGGCGCCGGGACGGGAGCGGTGGTCGGCCGTATCAAGGGCGGCATCGGCACGGCGAGCACCGTCCTGCCCAGCGGGGCGACGGTCGCGGCGCTGGTCGTGGCCAACGCGGCCGGTTCGGCGGTCGACCTGGACACCGGTGTGCTCTACGGGCAGTACGTCACGGGCGGGCTGCCCGTTCCGCCGCCGCCCGAGGTGCACGCGGCAGCCCTGCACCGGCTCGCGGAGGCCGCCGACCGCAACGGGGCACCGCCGCTGAACACCACTCTCGCCGTCGTCGCCACCGACGCCGAACTGACCCGCGCCCAGGCGCAGAAGCTCGCCGGCACGGCGCACGACGGTATCGCGCGCGCCGTGCACCCGGTGCATCTCCTCAACGACGGCGACACCGTCTTCACCCTGGCCACCGGCGCCCGTCCGCTCGACGGCCATCCGCTCGCCCTCAACGCCGTTCTCGCGGCGGGCGCGGATGTCGTGACGAGGGCGATCGTCCGCGCGGTGCTGGCCGCACGGAGTGTCACAGGGGCAGGCGGCGACTTCCCCTCGTACACGGAGCTGTACGGGCTCGGACCACACGGCGCCCGAAACGCGGACTGA
- a CDS encoding low temperature requirement protein A: MTSTSASAESGGPGPRRRMRARRRDEAHRAATPLELFFDLCFVVAVNQAGLQLVHAVAENHAGHGVLSYAMVFFAIWWAWMNFTWFASAYDTDDIPYRLVTLIQIAGVLILAAGVARAFLDQDFVVVFVGYVVMRIALVGQWLRVAASTRGAERTTALRYAGGIVLCQIGWLALLVLPTHVRPWAFLVLALAEMAVPLIAERSMATSWHAHHIAERYGLFTIIVLGETILAATVGVRSALDVSNALGVLVPIAVGGLLIVFAAWWIYFAVPVHVRLEAGDEAFLWGYGHYVIFACAAAIGAGLEVAVETAVHKSHISEVAAAAAVTVPTAAFLLTVWLLHARHFKHGLWQQLLLPCSALVILLCTLAGEHAVLAAGLVAAATVATGETLTRRAGRPGPRATAGAPAG, encoded by the coding sequence ATGACCTCCACTTCCGCATCCGCCGAGAGCGGCGGCCCGGGACCCAGGCGCCGTATGCGTGCGCGCCGTCGCGACGAGGCCCATCGCGCCGCGACCCCGCTGGAACTCTTCTTCGACCTCTGCTTCGTCGTCGCCGTGAACCAGGCCGGGTTGCAGCTGGTCCATGCCGTGGCCGAGAACCACGCCGGACACGGAGTGCTCAGCTACGCCATGGTGTTCTTCGCGATCTGGTGGGCGTGGATGAACTTCACCTGGTTCGCCTCCGCGTACGACACCGACGACATCCCGTACCGCCTCGTGACGCTCATCCAGATCGCGGGCGTGCTGATCCTCGCGGCCGGGGTCGCGCGCGCCTTTCTCGACCAGGACTTCGTGGTCGTCTTCGTGGGCTACGTGGTGATGCGGATCGCGCTCGTCGGGCAGTGGCTGAGGGTCGCGGCGTCGACCCGTGGCGCGGAGCGGACGACGGCCCTGCGGTACGCGGGCGGGATCGTGCTCTGCCAGATCGGCTGGCTGGCGCTGCTCGTCCTCCCGACGCACGTACGGCCCTGGGCGTTCCTGGTGCTGGCGCTGGCCGAGATGGCCGTACCGCTCATCGCCGAGCGCTCCATGGCCACCAGCTGGCACGCCCACCACATCGCCGAGCGCTACGGCCTGTTCACCATCATCGTGCTCGGCGAGACGATCCTGGCCGCCACCGTGGGAGTGCGTTCCGCACTGGATGTGAGCAACGCGCTGGGGGTTCTGGTGCCGATCGCCGTCGGAGGGCTGCTGATCGTGTTCGCCGCCTGGTGGATCTACTTCGCCGTCCCGGTCCACGTCCGGCTGGAGGCCGGCGACGAGGCGTTCCTGTGGGGCTACGGCCACTACGTGATCTTCGCGTGCGCCGCGGCCATCGGCGCGGGTCTGGAGGTCGCGGTCGAGACGGCCGTCCACAAGTCGCACATCTCCGAGGTCGCGGCGGCGGCCGCGGTCACCGTGCCCACGGCGGCGTTCCTGCTGACCGTCTGGCTGCTGCACGCACGCCACTTCAAGCACGGCCTCTGGCAGCAACTGCTCCTGCCCTGCTCGGCGCTGGTTATCCTCCTCTGCACCCTGGCGGGCGAGCACGCCGTGCTCGCGGCCGGGCTGGTGGCGGCCGCCACGGTCGCGACCGGAGAGACACTGACCCGCCGCGCGGGCCGCCCCGGCCCACGGGCCACCGCCGGAGCACCGGCCGGGTGA
- a CDS encoding MFS transporter, whose product MSSHDAVLDTAPDPAAPADRRRWIALAIVMTAAFMDLVDVTIVNIAIPSIEHDLGASFGAIQWITAGYALAFAAGLITGGRLGDIYGRRRLFLVGITGFTIASALCGFAAGPEMLVASRLLQGAMAAMMVPQVLAIIHVTFPAHERGKVFGMFGAIVGLGAVSGPLLGALLTQWNLFGLEWRPIFLINLPVGVAGVILGRKFIAESRAEKALRLDLVGVALVTTGLLMLVYPLTRGRELDWPLWGHLCMAASPLVFAVFVAYEKRKTRKDGSPLVELSLFRVKSFAAGIAVQLTFGVVLGIFFLVWTLYMQIGLGWSPLKAGLTGVPFSIAVSLAAGLSVQKLVPRFGRKVLQAGALTMAAGLLLYIWEAGRYGTDIHSWQMIAPLVIMGLGMGLIVAPLTDAVLSDVPREHAGSASGLINTTGQMGNALGLGLVSVVFFGVIDEKPLTSQGAVGRAFADAFQGSLWWVVAVLAVIFAVMFALPARPKQHLEGADASGEGAGAGTEEQELVLTR is encoded by the coding sequence ATGAGCTCCCACGACGCCGTACTGGATACGGCTCCCGACCCCGCTGCCCCTGCCGACCGGCGCCGCTGGATAGCCCTGGCCATCGTCATGACGGCCGCCTTCATGGACCTGGTCGACGTCACCATCGTCAATATCGCGATCCCGTCGATCGAGCACGATCTCGGCGCGTCGTTCGGTGCCATCCAGTGGATCACCGCGGGGTACGCGCTGGCCTTCGCCGCCGGCCTGATCACCGGTGGACGACTCGGTGACATCTACGGCCGCAGGCGGCTCTTCCTGGTCGGTATCACCGGTTTCACGATCGCCTCCGCGCTCTGCGGATTCGCCGCGGGACCCGAGATGCTGGTCGCCTCGCGGCTGCTGCAGGGTGCGATGGCCGCGATGATGGTGCCACAGGTCCTCGCGATCATCCATGTGACCTTCCCGGCGCACGAACGCGGCAAGGTGTTCGGGATGTTCGGCGCGATCGTCGGCCTCGGGGCGGTCTCGGGCCCGCTGCTCGGCGCGCTGCTCACCCAGTGGAACCTGTTCGGCCTCGAGTGGCGGCCGATCTTCCTGATCAATCTGCCGGTCGGTGTCGCGGGAGTCATCCTCGGCCGGAAGTTCATCGCCGAGTCCCGTGCCGAGAAGGCGCTCCGCCTCGACCTGGTCGGCGTCGCCCTCGTCACCACCGGTCTGCTCATGCTGGTCTACCCGCTCACGCGCGGCCGTGAGCTGGACTGGCCGCTGTGGGGCCACCTGTGCATGGCGGCCAGCCCGCTCGTGTTCGCCGTGTTCGTGGCGTACGAGAAGCGCAAGACCCGCAAGGACGGCTCGCCGCTCGTCGAGCTGTCGCTGTTCCGGGTGAAGAGCTTCGCCGCCGGTATCGCGGTCCAGCTGACCTTCGGCGTGGTCCTGGGCATCTTCTTCCTGGTCTGGACGCTGTACATGCAGATCGGTCTGGGCTGGAGCCCGCTCAAGGCGGGCCTGACCGGAGTGCCGTTCTCCATCGCGGTGTCGCTGGCCGCCGGCCTGTCCGTACAGAAGTTGGTGCCGCGCTTCGGCCGCAAGGTGCTGCAGGCGGGTGCGCTGACCATGGCGGCCGGGCTGCTCCTCTACATCTGGGAGGCCGGGCGGTACGGCACGGACATCCACTCCTGGCAGATGATCGCGCCGCTCGTGATCATGGGGCTCGGCATGGGGCTGATCGTGGCGCCGCTGACGGACGCGGTGCTCTCCGACGTGCCGCGTGAGCACGCCGGGTCGGCGTCGGGGCTGATCAACACGACCGGGCAGATGGGCAATGCGCTGGGCCTCGGACTGGTCTCGGTCGTGTTCTTCGGGGTGATCGACGAGAAGCCGCTGACGTCGCAGGGAGCCGTCGGCCGGGCCTTCGCGGACGCGTTCCAGGGCTCGCTGTGGTGGGTCGTGGCGGTGCTCGCGGTGATCTTCGCGGTGATGTTCGCCCTGCCGGCGCGGCCGAAACAGCACCTGGAGGGGGCGGACGCCTCCGGGGAGGGCGCCGGCGCGGGTACGGAGGAGCAGGAGCTGGTGCTGACGCGCTGA
- the pfkB gene encoding 1-phosphofructokinase encodes MILTVTPNPSLDRTYEIPDLARGEVLRATGDRMDPGGKGVNVSRAVAAAGHRTVAVLPLGGPPGRLVAELLAAQGIETAVVPVAGVTRSNVALAEPDGTLTKINASGPELTAAESQALLATVAARSRTAGWIACCGSLPRGLAPSWYAELVARAHESGARIALDTSGPSLTAALSARPDVVKPNADELAEAVGRPLATVGDAVKAAEELRTRGAGVVLASLGADGQLLVSGAGAFYGAASVAAVRSNVGAGDASLAGFLAAGADGPDALAAAVAHGAAAVQLPGSVMPTPSDLDPAAVLVTADVPLDRALTEQGSPR; translated from the coding sequence ATGATTCTCACCGTCACCCCGAATCCCTCGCTGGACCGGACGTACGAGATCCCGGACCTGGCGCGCGGCGAAGTGCTGCGGGCCACCGGCGACCGCATGGACCCCGGCGGCAAGGGCGTCAACGTCTCGCGGGCGGTCGCGGCGGCCGGACACCGGACCGTCGCCGTACTGCCGCTCGGCGGCCCACCCGGCAGGCTCGTCGCGGAACTGCTGGCGGCGCAGGGCATCGAGACCGCGGTCGTGCCCGTCGCGGGAGTGACCCGGTCGAACGTGGCGCTCGCCGAGCCGGACGGCACACTGACCAAGATCAACGCGTCGGGGCCCGAACTCACGGCGGCGGAGTCGCAGGCGCTGCTCGCCACGGTCGCCGCGCGCTCCCGTACCGCCGGCTGGATCGCCTGCTGCGGCAGCCTGCCGCGTGGCCTGGCGCCCTCCTGGTACGCCGAACTGGTCGCCCGCGCCCATGAGTCGGGCGCCCGGATCGCGCTGGACACCTCCGGGCCGTCGCTGACGGCGGCGCTCTCCGCCCGGCCCGATGTCGTCAAGCCGAACGCCGACGAACTCGCCGAGGCGGTCGGACGGCCGCTCGCCACGGTCGGCGACGCGGTGAAGGCGGCGGAGGAACTGCGCACGCGTGGCGCGGGCGTGGTGCTGGCCAGCCTCGGAGCGGACGGTCAGCTTCTCGTCTCCGGCGCCGGCGCGTTCTACGGTGCCGCGTCGGTCGCCGCCGTACGCAGCAACGTCGGCGCGGGCGACGCGTCCCTGGCCGGCTTCCTGGCGGCGGGCGCCGACGGACCAGACGCCCTGGCCGCCGCGGTCGCCCATGGCGCGGCCGCCGTCCAACTGCCGGGCAGCGTGATGCCCACGCCGTCCGACCTCGATCCCGCCGCGGTCCTGGTGACCGCGGACGTCCCCCTGGACCGCGCACTCACGGAGCAAGGGAGCCCGCGATGA
- a CDS encoding sigma-70 family RNA polymerase sigma factor: protein MATRAVARRQSAANGTRADGASSVRASTGEIADRDLVGMYLDEIARTPLLDAAKEVELSQTIEAGVYARQILGEEVDSGAAGASREELQALVEAGERAKDVFIKSNLRLVVAVARRYPRSGLPLLDLIQEGNAGLVRAVEKFDYTKGFKFSTYATWWIRQAITRSIADQSRTIRLPVHLVEELGRIRRVQREFNREHGREPEPAEVAAELGSTPERVIDVLDWARDPVSLNMAVDDEGETQFGDLLEDTSAVSPEQSVLTLLRSEELDDLIDRLDHRTASIIRMRYGIEDGRERTLTEVGKEHGLTRERIRQIEKHALLELKRMARDTGFDAAA from the coding sequence ATGGCAACCCGTGCCGTCGCCCGTCGTCAGTCCGCCGCCAATGGGACCAGGGCTGATGGGGCAAGCAGTGTTCGCGCCTCGACCGGGGAGATCGCCGACCGCGATCTGGTCGGCATGTATCTCGACGAGATCGCGCGCACGCCGCTGCTGGATGCCGCCAAGGAGGTCGAGCTCTCCCAGACGATCGAGGCCGGCGTCTATGCGAGGCAGATACTCGGCGAAGAAGTGGACAGTGGCGCGGCCGGCGCCTCGCGTGAGGAGCTGCAGGCCCTCGTCGAAGCCGGCGAGCGCGCCAAGGACGTCTTCATCAAGTCGAACCTCCGCCTGGTGGTGGCCGTCGCGCGGCGCTATCCGCGCAGCGGACTGCCGCTGCTGGACCTGATCCAGGAGGGCAACGCGGGCCTGGTCCGCGCCGTGGAGAAGTTCGACTACACGAAGGGCTTCAAGTTCTCCACGTATGCCACGTGGTGGATCCGCCAGGCGATCACCCGCTCCATAGCCGACCAGTCCCGTACGATCCGGCTGCCCGTCCATCTGGTCGAGGAGCTGGGCCGGATCCGCCGCGTCCAGCGGGAGTTCAACCGCGAGCACGGCCGCGAGCCCGAGCCGGCCGAGGTGGCCGCGGAGCTGGGCTCGACGCCGGAGCGGGTCATCGATGTGCTGGACTGGGCCCGTGACCCCGTCTCGCTGAACATGGCGGTGGACGACGAGGGCGAGACGCAGTTCGGCGATCTGCTGGAGGACACCTCCGCGGTGTCGCCCGAGCAGTCCGTGCTGACGCTGCTGCGCAGCGAGGAGCTCGACGATCTGATCGACAGGCTCGACCACCGCACCGCCTCGATCATCCGGATGCGGTACGGCATCGAGGACGGCCGCGAGCGCACGCTGACCGAGGTCGGCAAGGAGCACGGCCTCACGCGCGAGCGCATCCGTCAGATCGAGAAGCACGCGCTGCTGGAGCTGAAGCGGATGGCCCGGGACACGGGCTTCGACGCGGCGGCGTAA